In the Arachis hypogaea cultivar Tifrunner chromosome 20, arahy.Tifrunner.gnm2.J5K5, whole genome shotgun sequence genome, aaaggatggttgactgatttaacaaaaccatgcaaaaccactccaaattacttacttctaatgcaagaaagtgcataaaacctaatgaaataaGTGAAAAATGCTTAAAAAGCTACcataggatgacttgtcatcagcgttACGCATCACCGTCCTCATGGGGGAACCTTCCTTCTGGTCTCCagtgagcgttacgtatcgccgtcctcactgagccgtccttatagtatcaagtgagcgttacgtatcgccgtccctgctagacacttggcactaaggcccaaatagcactcaattttttttcaatctttgCTCTCTACTCTGCTGCGGTAGAGATCCCTTTATTTAATACATTCTTTTCTATCTGCTCTACTATGGCAGACGTTCTTtagtttcttttattcttttaattcttttgttttctgttctttattgaattatattttcacttaactcagcaacctttgtctgagtttggctTTCAGTGTCATaatctctgtaagcaacctctatcttacaAGTGCGACCATCTCCtggattggccgatgtatctctaGAAAGCAAATCTCGATGGACTCACCATCATATCTCtgcttatctttctttctttctttcttttctttcttatcattcTATAATATAAATTGTCTTCGCATTATTCCCTCACCTTTCCCTAAGTGTCTTatggaaaagaattataaaattctttaattaAGTTTGTGTTCTCTAAAGTTTTTAAGATTACTCTGCTTGCTTGCTctaacatataataatattaataatatctttactagataatattcttaataaaataataataagaataatataaataagatattttaaatagtaaataaataatataaatatcttttcttaaaacTAAGTTTATAAAACATTACTTTTAAACTTTTATCAATTACTTTTTAAATCACGAATCTTTTAATGTTCTATTTTTCACCTCAATattctataaaattttatttaaatcttcaattattttcatatttataaaaatagcttgaatatttataaaatacCCATTTTACCCTGAACTTTACTTATtatccaaaatatccaaaaaacgtatataattataaaactaacttcaatttttattaaattactatttCATTCTCAAATATAAATCTTAATTCCCCGATTATAACTTTATCAAAGAACTGAATCTCATTTTCAAAATTCTTCAAGTTTTCAACTTGAGTTTTAagtctttttttttaactttactaTTAccgattggtgcacgaaatcacaatcacacttttacaattccgcacaactaaccagcaagtgcactgggtcgtccaagtaataccttacgtgagcaagggtcgatcccacggagattgtcggcttgaagcaagctatggttatcttgtaattcttagtcaggatatcagtaatgattcttagttttaattgtaaaaagtaaaagaacatgaaataaatacttgttatgcagtaatggagaacaggttgaggttttggagatgctctgtcttctgaatttctactttcctactgtcttcttcttcacgcacgcaagtctccttccatggcaagctatatgttggtggatcattgttgtcaatggctaccatccatcctctcagtgaaaagggtccatgtacatggctaatcatctgtcggttctcactaatgttggaataggatccattgatccttttgcacactgtcactgcgctcagcattcatgagtttgaagctcgtcacagtcatcccttcctggattctactcgaaataccacagacaatgtttatactttccggatcttaggaatgctgccaattgattctagcttataccatgaagactctgatctcacggatttgaatgctctgttgtcaggagaagcagacaaactcgtgaaccaggtacccaagagatatacattcaatctaagatagaacggaagtggttgtcaggcacgcgttcataggttgagaatggtgatgagtgtcacggatcatcacattcatcatgttgaagtgcgaatgaatatcttagagtagaaacaagcatgattgaatgagaaacagtagtaattgcattaatccatcgaaacacagcagagctcctcaccctcaaccatggagtttagagactcatgccgtcaaagatacaatatgaaatgtataAAAATGTCATCcggtacatagtaagtctctaaaagtagtttttatactaaactagtgacataggtttacagaaaatgagtaaactaagatagatagtgcagaaatccactttcggggcccacttggtgtgtgtttgggctgagcatttaagcattcacgtgcataggctgctcctggcgtttaaatccagcttttgtgccagtttggacgtttaactccaacttttatgccagttctggcgtttaacgctagaatagggtagagacttggcgttaaacgccagtttgcgtgatctcaacttgggcaaagtatgaactattatatattgctagaaagcccaggatatctactttccaacgcaattgagagtgcaccaattggacttctgtagctccagaaaatccatttcgagtgcagggaggtcagaatccaatagcatctgcagtcctttttcagcctctgaatcagatttttgctcaggtccctcaatttcagccagaaaatacctgaaatcacagaaaaccacacaaactcatagtaaagtctagaaatgtgatttttacataaaactaataaaaatatattaaaaagtagctaaatcctactaaaaactatatgaaaatacctccaaaaagcgtataaaatatctgctcatcaccgatttttctcaatttttaatttaatctttcaactACCAAATCTCATCAATTTCCTCAAAAATAGCATATCACAACAGTCCCAAAATCATTAAAACAACCACTGTTGAGCTATTTTTCAAAGCCAAACTaacaaatcacaagcaacaacaataattcaacataaactaaTTTAAACACAAACAATTATTAACCAAAtaaacattcacttatcaaattcacatttaattattataaatttaccaAACTCTACCTCCATATGAAATCAAACCAACGGGTCCTTCGGAAAAAttttctgaccgagctgctgaagaagaaaacgtcagaaatcgtctgtgcctcctagaactccaattggccgaactcaagggaaAGAGGAGCTATGCCACCGTCAACTTCTATCGAATGAAAATAACGCCAATGAATAGAGTCTGCATAGGCGAGGTCGTTGCACAAGGAATTACCACCCTCGAGTCTGCAGCATCATCCTCCAGTTCCCTCTGCTCCTTGACTCCAAGTACATTGTCATATTCGTGAACAAATTGAACCAAGCTAGTTTTACTGTGTAAGTATCCACCATAGAATGCGTGCATGCTCTCACTCCTTTGCGTACTCCGTATTGCTGCCCAAAATTCACCCTTAAAGTATATTGGGACCCACATGCGTCAGTCATCATATAGATCTACAAGAAATAAATAATCCCAAATTAAGTATAGAAAGCTAGCACCAAACATATTACTACACCTGAGAAATGACCATCCACAATCACTGATATATTAAACATCCAAATGTATACTATAATGAACATCCATATAATTGTCATCCAAAATTACTGATAACACTAAACATTCAAATGCCAACTAATTGCAATTAAAGCGTGTGAAGTAATCGTACAGTAACAAACTTGATAGCCATGTGTTGTCATGTAAGTTATACTCATCTATAAAATCAGCCCACTTATCTTCAAATGACTCATCGGTCTgagagttccacacaatgtcGTTTAGGTCACCATACAAAGCTCCGTACCGGCGGTAACCCCCAAGCTTGGAAGGTAACTTATTCATAATATGCTAGATGCACCACCGGTGGCGTGTGTCGGGTAAAGTATTTTTTATCGCACTGTAAATGGATCAACATTGATCGGTTATGATACACTGTGGAGCAGTTCCCATGCACTTCACCCATTGGCTAAAAACCCACTCATAACTTGTGATTTCCTCATTACCCAACACAGCACAACCGAGGAGGGTCGACTTACCATGGTGGTTGACCCCAACGAATGACACAAACGGTAATCCATGCCTACCAGAAAAACCAACCAGAAGTAAGAAATGCCAATCACGATCGAATAGCGTtttatcaagaaaaggaaaaaaacacCAACTTAACTACTACGTAACTATTTGTACTGTACGTGCTATCAATTGACACGACGTCTCCATAGTATTCATACGACGCCCTACACCTTGCATCAACCCATACTGCGCTCTTAAATTTACAGTCCTCGTCCAACTTCACCGCGTAAAAGAAGTTTGGATTGATGTCCTTCATTCTCATGAAGTAGCTCATCATCTCCCTGACATCCGCATTCACGTTGCTAGTTCGGAGCCTTGCTGTTATATAGTTTTTTAAATCCTTCTCTGAGAATCCCAAGTTAGAGGGGCCACCAGCCTCATTTGACAAAGCAAGGAATGTCTTATTTGGTCGAATCTCAGCCTCATCATTATCCTCGATCACGCACTTCGCATGCATGGTCAGCTTCCTATACTCATGGTAGTGCACTGCCTTTCTCGGTGAACAGGGGTGTGAGTGCATCAAGTTAACCTTGAACAAAACCCAGTCTTGCACGTCTTTATCAAACTTTACATATATCCTTGCCTTGCACCCAGCAGCTGAAATTGTATTCTTCCGCATTGGTGCTTTAACACGAGACTCGTGGATCTCATCGCGATTACAGTGTATAGCTTGGTTAACGGGAGCCTTTGTGATCTTGTCAAATGTTGTTGTCCTTATCTTAGTTGCAAATCCAGCTTTCTTTGCATAGGTAACATAAAAGTCTTGAGCCATCTGTAACTGATCAAACCGCATTCCAACTCTTGGTATCTCGTCTTCTTGTAGGAAACCATGATCTGGTaactgtattttatattaatccgAGAGTCCCAAAAATTAATTACCATTAGTTATCAAATCAAACATGAACATTATgactaggggtgttcgcggtgcggtttggttcggtttttgaggAAAAAGCCATCCGATCCGATCGTTTAATTAAACtacggttcggtttggttcggtttttttgtcaaggtcatccgaaccaaaccaaactaattaaaatcggtttggtttggttcggtttgtttggttttttcaatcaaatcaaaaa is a window encoding:
- the LOC112785615 gene encoding protein FAR-RED IMPAIRED RESPONSE 1-like, which encodes MEPEPPSQGKGVVATGRKLIGATNPLASELGTIHGGLASNVLSIDLAIHGCSGLCVWIFSDWSIEHVSGEILTLFDKLPDHGFLQEDEIPRVGMRFDQLQMAQDFYVTYAKKAGFATKIRTTTFDKITKAPVNQAIHCNRDEIHESRVKAPMRKNTISAAGCKARIYVKFDKDVQDWVLFKVNLMHSHPCSPRKAVHYHEYRKLTMHAKCVIEDNDEAEIRPNKTFLALSNEAGGPSNLGFSEKDLKNYITARLRTSNVNADVREMMSYFMRMKDINPNFFYAVKLDEDCKFKSAVWVDARCRASYEYYGDVVSIDSTHGLPFVSFVGVNHHGKSTLLGCAVLGNEEITSYEWVFSQWVKCMGTAPQCIITDQC